In the Streptomyces sp. NBC_00525 genome, one interval contains:
- a CDS encoding GDSL-type esterase/lipase family protein, whose translation MRFMCVGDSMTIGRAGDFTWRYRMWQHLTAAPDGPHALVGPRTEVYEAETGAATSSAYAAGDFPPAARRHLAGWGEGWLHMAPVIADAVTAHRPDVLLVSLGLIDLGFYTNSAQTAENARAFLTAARTANPRIRCVLLPVIPNIRAESDAPFAAECARFNELLADTVAALTTPTSPILLLPHPPSYDIHTATYDGTHPNPAGEHHLAASFANALHEAWGVGDRYAAGSSPLQPATAGSR comes from the coding sequence ATGCGTTTCATGTGTGTCGGCGATTCCATGACCATCGGGCGCGCCGGCGACTTCACGTGGCGCTACCGCATGTGGCAGCACCTGACGGCCGCGCCGGACGGCCCGCACGCGCTGGTCGGCCCACGTACGGAGGTGTACGAGGCGGAGACGGGCGCGGCGACCTCGTCCGCGTACGCCGCCGGCGACTTCCCGCCGGCCGCCCGCCGCCACCTCGCGGGCTGGGGCGAGGGCTGGCTGCACATGGCCCCGGTGATCGCGGACGCGGTGACCGCGCACCGGCCGGACGTGCTGCTGGTGTCGCTGGGCCTGATAGACCTCGGCTTCTACACGAACAGCGCCCAGACCGCGGAGAACGCCCGCGCCTTCCTGACGGCCGCCCGCACGGCGAACCCGCGCATCCGGTGCGTACTGCTGCCCGTCATCCCGAACATACGCGCCGAGTCGGACGCCCCGTTCGCGGCGGAGTGCGCCCGCTTCAACGAGCTCCTCGCGGACACGGTCGCCGCCCTCACCACCCCCACCTCCCCCATTCTCCTGCTCCCCCACCCCCCGTCGTACGACATCCACACCGCCACGTACGACGGCACCCACCCCAACCCCGCAGGCGAACACCACCTGGCGGCCTCCTTCGCGAACGCCCTGCACGAGGCGTGGGGGGTGGGCGACCGGTACGCGGCGGGCTCGTCCCCCCTGCAACCGGCAACCGCGGGCAGCCGCTGA